Proteins from a genomic interval of Trichoderma breve strain T069 chromosome 2, whole genome shotgun sequence:
- a CDS encoding fungal specific transcription factor domain-containing protein, producing the protein MPPLLDRMPPSLSHHVILYINYYFHVIATDTYPLSSLLLFNPAKQHWFPRMLRDDVWRYIILSYSARTLAKVTQNSVNLQDARSLLNEALRRLNHRISTGYMQTDETLGAIACLANWSNSLGDHEKSWAHARGLAELVSIRGGLSSINETLRSKMYRGILEIAVDSDNIPNTQLLSDLVEITGDSSGQVNAIVPAKLPCSCEISMDLASIFYDISSLSGALQDAMMRQTKLNPQYMDSAVFGLLQRLLLCTSQHMSACHNAFRICLILYIKSLTCTIARFVVTSTTLVRKLQSYMEGCLLTPTRLTRWMLFMGCLAAADGTLEKQWFVSSLVECLSQDMRGKAGQHAFRNELNSVMWIEFVHGKHTDAIWSLITR; encoded by the exons ATGCCACCTTTGTTGGATAGAATGCCTCCATCATTGTCCCATCATGTCATTCTGTATATTAATTACT ACTTTCATGTTATCGCCACTGACACATATCCGCTATCATCACTCTTATTGTTCAATCCTGCAAAGCAACATTGGTTTCCCCGTATGTTAAGGGACGATGTGTGGCGCTACATCATTCTGTCATACTCTGCAAGGACTCTTGCAAAGGTCACCCAGAATAGCGTCAATCTGCAAGACGCTCGCAGCTTATTAAACGAAGCCTTACGAAGACTGAATCACAGAATATCTACAGGATATATGCAAACCGACGAGACATTAGGCGCTATTGCCTGTCTAGCTAATTGGAGT AATTCATTAGGCGACCACGAGAAGTCGTGGGCCCACGCTCGAGGACTAGCAGAGCTAGTCAGCATTCGAGGAGGACTATCCAGCATCAATGAGACACTCAGGTCCAAGATGTACCG CGGCATTCTTGAAATCGCGGTAGACTCTGATAATATTCCAAACACCCAGCTTCTATCTGATCTCGTAGAGATTACTGGAGATTCCTCTGGTCAAGTCAATGCGATTGTCCCGGCGAAGCTTCCGTGCTCATGTGAAATAAGCATGGATTTAGCCAGTATATTCTACGACATCTCATCACTGAGCGGCGCGCTCCAAGATGCCATGATGAGGCAAACAAAACTCAATCCCCAATACATGGATTCCGCCGTTTTTGGCcttcttcagcggcttctTCTGTGTACCTCTCAGCATATGAGCGCATGTCACAACGCATTTCGAATCTGTCTTATTCTATACATTAAGTCACTAACATGCACGATTGCACGATTCGTTGTGACTTCAACGACTCTAGTCAGGAAATTGCAGTCTTATATGGAAGGTTGCTTATTGACACCAACGCGCTTGACGAGATGGATGCTATTCATGGGCTGCCTGGCTGCTGCAGACGGAACACTCGAAAAGCAATGGTTCGTCTCATCTCTTGTTGAATGTTTGTCACAAGATATGAGAGGAAAGGCCGGTCAGCATGCCTTCCGAAACGAACTTAACAGTGTAATGTGGATTGAGTTTGTACATGGGAAACATACAGATGCGATTTGGTCTTTGATAACTAGATAG
- a CDS encoding fasciclin domain-containing protein, with amino-acid sequence MLKLLILFLSLLGGLASADVVDHDPLAYYPAPAGTYIPPKDPAVNTLLDFVKSRDDLSILATVLSECAGFSEAFDTAPSWSYTFFAPSDTAFRNTGAYYSTFAATPKGKWWLGNLLQHHYVPNSQLLVKNFNTTYTRFQTGTFLFVGAQIVNGNLTLNKISTVTEADIPVTKGIVHIIDHLLDPSAQILEVDLAKTSQGFIPGSCSNPALPYC; translated from the exons ATGTTAAAGCTTCTAATACTTTTCCTCTCCCTTTTGGGAGGTCTCGCCTCTGCGGATGTTGTTGATCACGATCCCTTGGCATATtatccagctccagctggcACTTACATCCCTCCTAAAGATCCCGCTGTCAACACATTACTTGACTTTGTCAAGTCAAGAGATGATCTGAGCATCCTAGCGACGGTGCTAAGCGAATGCGCTG GATTTAGCGAAGCCTTTGATACAGCTCCTTCTTGGTCATACACTTTCTTCGCCCCTTCAGATACAGCTTTCAGAAATACGGGAGCGTACTATTCTACGTTTGCGGCTACTCCAAAGGGCAAGTGGTGGCTGGGGAATCTACTGCAGCACCATTACGTGCCGAATTCCCAGCTTTTGGTCAAGAACTTTAACACTACATATACGCGCTTTCAGACAGGgacctttctttttgttggaGCGCAGATTGTCAATGGAAATCTTACCCTGAATAAAATTTCCACTGTCACTGAAGCGGATATTCCCGTTACAAAG GGTATCGTTCACATCATCGATCATTTGTTAGATCCTTCAGCGCAGATATTGGAGGTTGATCTGGCTAAAACTAGCCAAGGTTTTATACCAGGGAGCTGCTCAAACCCAGCATTGCCATATTGTTGA
- a CDS encoding short chain dehydrogenase domain-containing protein: MSASATDRALVQKRDLPLNISKELCAGRTYIVTGANVGLGLEAARHLVGVGAAKVILAVRNLEAGEAAKKDIEASTGIKGVAEVWHLDLSSYASVRAFASKAVDMLERIDAVIENAAVAGSGGTAEGHHLTLTVNVISTFLLAILLLPKLRSDSAKYGYTPRLSIVSSGTGLDLGEYWSKIANDPIVNMDADDELGLKSYPASKMMEIFAVREIARLLPVARGGVIINLINPGLCETSLSRNAPEEFKANLNKMLEQCGRTAECGSRTLLAAAVAGDDSHGSYMDDCVPADNMIPDWMDATANKQGWDSIAKELEKIEPGCVSRALK, from the exons ATGTCTGCGTCTGCCACCGACCGGGCTCTCGTCCAGAAACGCGATCTCCCgctcaacatctccaaagAACTATGCGCGGGCCGAACCTACATTGTCACTGGTGCCAATGttggtcttggccttgaggctGCGCGTCATTTGGTTGGCGTAGGAGCGGCAAAAGTCATTCTCGCAGTACGCAATCTCGAGGCCGGtgaggctgccaagaaggacattGAGGCCTCGACGGGAATCAAGGGCGTTGCCGAGGTCTGGCATCTGGACCTTTCCAGTTACGCGTCCGTCCGCGCATTCGCATCTAAGGCAGTTGACATGCTTGAGCGCATTGATGCTGTCATTGAGAATGCAGCCGTTGCAGGATCGGGCGGGACAGCGGAAGGCCATCATTTGACATTGACAGTCAATGTTATAAGCACTTTCCTTTTGGCTattcttctgcttccaaAACTGCGCTCCGACTCAGCCAAATATGGATACACTCCTCGCCTCAGCATTGTCTCTAGTGGTACAGGCCTTGACCTAGGTGAATACTGGTCCAAAATTGCCAATGATCCGATTGTGAACATGGATGCAGACGACGAATTGGGCCTGAAGAG CTATCCGGCATCCAAGATGATGGAAATCTTTGCTGTCCGCGAGATCGCGAGGTTACTTCCAGTGGCTCGCGGTGGGGTCATtatcaacctcatcaacccTGGCTTATGCGAAACATCACTCTCGCGGAACGCACCAGAAGAGTTTAAGGCTAATCTGAACAAGATGCTGGAGCAGTGTGGTCGAACCGCCGAGTGTGGTAGCCGCACCCTTCTTGCTGCAGCAGTTGCAGGCGACGATAGTCACGGTTCGTATATGGACGACTGCGTTCCGGCTGA CAACATGATACCGGATTGGATGGACGCCACTGCAAATAAGCAGGGTTGGGATAGCATTGCCAAAGAGCTCGAGAAAATCGAGCCTGGTTGTGTCTCAAGAGCTCTGAAATAA
- a CDS encoding alpha galactosidase A domain-containing protein — MLATTLLVGLLAVPCLGSVNPAKPQMGWNTWNTFKSNINETLIKTSAKSLVDTGLARAGYKYVNLDDGWQAFTRDSLGRQQPNSTRFPSGIRALADFVHGLGLKIGIYSDAGIYDCAFYPGSYGYEERDSATYASWKIDYLKYDNCGGFHAGTVSPQERFLRMGDALNRSGRDILYSLCQWGNQFPWHWASFSDSYRISGDIKSAFGEDSSGVCQSAYCLNTGYAGVSVLTMIRKMRELSRFQRPGSWGDMDMLEIGTGTMNLYQEQTHFSFWAALKSPLIIGANINTISVAVNYLPELSTEHKIQVWGGPLSSGKSRYVVLALNYGPNITDITIPLSGLPGLKGSSLSEYSVRDVWAGKQGYHGGNKLVLKDVALNQTKVLVFSKK; from the exons ATGTTGGCCACAACATTACTCGTTGGACTTCTGGCAGTGCCTTGCTTGGGCAGTGTAAATCCAGCAAAGCCTCAGATGG GATGGAACACCTGGAACACATTCAAGAGCAATATAAATGAGACATTGATCAAGACAAGCGCAAAGAGCCTGGTAGACACTGGCCTTGCTCGGGCTGGCTACAAATACGTCAACCTGGACGATGGGTGGCAAGCCTTTACACGAGATTCATTGGGTCGCCAGCAGCCAAACTCTACCAGGTTCCCCAGCGGCATTAGGGCATTGGCAGATTTTGTGCATGGTCTGGGACTAAAGATTGGAATTTACAG CGACGCGGGCATTTATGACTGTGCCTTTTACCCTGGAAGCTACGGTTACGAGGAGCGAGACTCTGCTACTTATGCGTCGTGGAAGATAGATTATCTCAAATATGATAACTGTGGCGGCTTCCATGCGGGCACAGTTTCTCCTCAAGAACGTTTCCTGCGCATGGGCGACGCCTTGAACCGATCTGGCCGCGACATCCTCTACTCGCTATGTCAATGGGGAAATCAGTTTCCGTGGCATTGGGCATCTTTCTCGGATAGCTACAGAATCTCTGGCGACATTAAGAGTGCATTTGGCGAGGATAGTAGTGGTGTCTGTCAATCTGCTTACTGCCTGAATACCGGTTATGCAGGAGTCAGTGTGCTGACAATGATCCGCAAGATGCGAGAGTTATCGCGATTTCAGAGACCTGGTTCATGGG GTGACATGGACATGCTCGAGATTGGTACTGGCACCATGAACTTATACCAAGAGCAGAcccatttctctttctggGCGGCGCTCAAGTCACCGCTGATCATTggcgccaacatcaacacgATCA GCGTAGCGGTCAACTACCTGCCCGAGCTATCGACCGAGCACAAGATCCAAGTCTGGGGCGggcctctttcttctggCAAGTCACGCTATGTGGTACTGGCTCTCAACTATGGTCCCAACATCACCGACATTACCATTCCTCTCAGTGGATTGCCTGGATTGAAGGGTTCTAGTCTGTCGGAGTATTCCGTACGAGACGTTTGGGCTGGAAAGCAAGGATACCACGGAGGCAACAAGCTCGTACTGAAAGATGTGGCATTGAACCAGACTAAAGTATTAGTTTTCTCAAAGAAATAA
- a CDS encoding short chain dehydrogenase domain-containing protein — protein MASALDSQVDIVVPEMPSFTKGYHHRSYPAISPSRPEIAAAAAGKNIVVTGGGTGIGKAIAIAFAQAGARSVAILGRRADRLQQTAAEMNSEAAKHGHSPIIVTETKISTEPGSNYLDVLVSNAGMAPKMGTVLGYDAQIMMNTFGLNVLSAFNAVNAWVPIAPPGDKAVLINVSSMMAHASPVVTNFAYSMAKAANLKMIDYFAAENPSIHVVSLQPGIINTELGGEDMPIFVAPDTTELPGQFCVWLLTDEARFLKNKFVWANWDVEDLVARKDEVLTTRALTWGVEGVPVSAIRRQAAKGQNLGRRINRPSRVKAFERQAMVQPLFAVKSKHESSEIHQDNRDEDHSPRRDIENALSRIEPVIGDSVSVLSLPIDIAQEDRVLMYEAVAFMNAPRCLPSLAKAFGDGSVGHSLFLQLIFTDQAYYHCALATVLECNHISPQAGVSTIRHLTQAFRLINERISRAEHVSNSTLAVVMSLSTYESTRGRYDRGMIHMSGLFRMVETRGGLDRIGSEEPEIMQKIYRADLDYALRFGATPKMNIKLFENSKAMERLNMPSARDHSTIAPSFNPEFREQLGSELCDLWKSAAGMSMLVNEASASKRSKLSRSKFLRSYIWLGHRLLNYAPLNKPRSLNRIQSMAHLGLLMLVSSLLCGLDRRVVENAILSQLLRDESSRETSSETQEILLWLLFLGAAGILQDPSHNIWLVPKTWETMQALGLGTWDSVRSILFKFPWMSDFYESGASALFVKVTQYQSSQLSL, from the exons ATGGCTTCCGCACTTGATTCTCAAGTGGATATCGTGGTTCCAGAGATGCCTTCCTTCACCAAAGGTTATCATCACCGTTCTTATCCTGCTATCTCGCCGTCGCGGCCCGAGATCGCAGCTGCGGCAGCAGGGAAGAACATTGTCGTCACAGGAGGCGGTACAGGCATTGGCAAAGCTATCGCCATCGCCTTTGCGCAGGCCGGTGCCCGTTCTGTGGCTATCTTGGGCCGGCGCGCCGACCGGCTACAACAGACTGCGGCCGAGATGAACTCAGAGGCCGCCAAGCATGGCCACTCGCCCATCATTGTCACAGAG ACCAAAATCAGCACCGAGCCAGGGTCTAACTATCTCGACGTGCTCGTGTCTAATGCTGGCATGGCACCAAAGATGGGAACGGTGCTAGGCTATGACGCCCAAATCATGATGAACACCTTTGGACTCAACGTGCTGAGTGCCTTCAATGCAGTCAATGCATGGGTACCAATAGCACCACCAGGCGACAAGGCCGTATTGATCAATGTGTCATCGATGATGGCACATGCAAGTCCAGTGGTCACCAACTTCGCCTACTCaatggccaaggcggccaaTCTCAAGATGATTGATTACTTTGCTGCCGAAAATCCTTCTATTCACGTGGTTAGCTTGCAGCCTGGTATTATCAATACGGAGCTCGGCGGCGAAGATATGCCTATCTTTGTTGCGCCGGATACAA CTGAGTTGCCAGGCCAATTCTGCGTCTGGCTGCTAACGGACGAGGCGCGGTTCCTTAAGAACAAGTTTGTATGGGCCAACTGGGACGTCGAGGATCTCGTGGCCCGTAAAGATGAAGTTCTAACGACTAGAGCACTTACATGGGGGGTTGAGGGAGTTCCTGT GTCCGCGATCCGTCGTCAAGCCGCCAAGGGACAAAACCTTGGCCGCAGGATCAATCGGCCATCACGTGTGAAAGCATTCGAACGCCAAGCCATGGTACAGCCTCTCTTCGCTGTCAAGTCCAAACATGAGTCTTCAGAGATACATCAAGACAACCGCGACGAGGACCATAGCCCTCGTAGAGACATTGAGAATGCGCTCTCACGAATTGAGCCTGTCATAGGCGACAGTGTATCGGTCCTGAGCCTACCTATAGATATAGCGCAAGAAGATAGAGTGCTCATGTACGAAG CCGTGGCTTTTATGAATGCGCCTCGCTGCTTACCTAGCCTCGCCAAAGCTTTTGGCGATGGTAGCGTCGGTCACTCCCTCTTTCTACAACTCATCTTCACGGACCAAGCAT ACTATCATTGTGCCCTGGCCACAGTTCTCGAGTGCAACCACATCTCACCACAGGCCGGTGTCTCTACAATCCGCCACCTTACCCAGGCCTTTCGTCTGATTAATGAGCGCATTTCTCGAGCAGAACATGTATCCAACTCTACACTTGCCGTGGTGATGAGCTTATCGACCTATGAGTCTACACGTGGTCGCTACGACCGCGGCATGATTCACATGTCAGGTCTTTTTCGCATGGTTGAGACGCGAGGTGGCCTGGACCGTATCGGGTCCGAAGAGCCAGAGATAATGCAGAAAATCTATAG AGCCGACCTTGACTATGCCCTCAGGTTTGGTGCTACCCCCAAAATGAATATAAAGCTCTTTGAGAATTCCAAAGCTATGGAAAGGCTAAATATGCCTTCTGCGCGAGATCATAGTACTATTGCGCCCAGCTTCAACCCAGAGTTTCGAGAGCAACTTGGTTCGGAACTATGCGATCTCTGGAAAAGCGCAGCTGGGATGTCTATGCTAGTCAACGAGGCGAGCGCAAGCAAACGTTCCAAATTATCTAGGTCAAAGTTTTTGAGGAGTTACATCTGGCTTGGCCACCGTCTTCTCAACTATGCTCCATTGAACAAGCCGCGCTCACTTAATCGCATCCAGAGTATGGCACATTTAGGTCTCCTGATGCTGGTCAGCTCCCTTCTATGCGGCCTCGATCGCCGCGTGGTGGAAAATGCAATCTTATCACAGCTACTACGTGATGAATCAAGTAGAGAAACCAGTTCTGAGACGCAAGAAATTCTACTATGGCTATTATTCTTGGGAGCAGCTGGTATCCTGCAGGATCCTAGTCACAATATTTGGCTGGTTCCAAAGACTTGGGAGACGATGCAAGCACTTGGACTAGGCACCTGGGACAGTGTAAGAAGTATTCTTTTCAAGTTTCCCTGGATGAGTGACTTCTATGAGAGCGGGGCTTCAGCGTTATTCGTCAAGGTGACTCAATACCAAAGTAGTCAGCTGTCTCTTTAG
- a CDS encoding alginate lyase domain-containing protein has protein sequence MAPSLVAAFLCSLALFDFFVHPGLLHTEADFTRIKSKVNAKTNPWYAGWNKLVAHANSGYVPSPKPTVYRGTGSPENYASLYRDAASAYANAIYWKVTGDTAYATAAAKTLDAWSSTLTFIDGTSDKFLASGIYGYQLANAAEILRGYSGWTGLSAMNTMLKNVFYPMNHDFLVNHNGAKIDHYWANWDLANLCTMYAIGVLSDNTTMANEAVNYFKSGAGNGAIEKTIWVTYTESGSSKILGQNQEAGRDQGHAMLDFALLGVLAQQAYNQGNDLFGYLSNRILAGAEYAAKYNLGFDVPYTTYVNSDVTQSIISNNSRGDIRPIWELIYGHYGSLKGLNATWSKQYRDLVVTNGSGAEGGGGDYGPNSGGYDQLGFGTLLYRLDA, from the exons ATGGCGCCTTCACTTGTTGCGGCGTTCCTCTGTAGCCTCGCGCTATTCGATTT TTTTGTTCACCCGGGTCTCCTCCACACCGAAGCAGACTTTACCCGTATTAAGTCCAAGGTTAACGCGAAGACAAATCCGTGGTATGCGGGTTGGAACAAGTTGGTGGCTCATGCCAACTCCGGCTATGTTCCTAGCCCCAAGCCCACCGTGTATCGAGGCACGGGTTCGCCTGAGAATTATGCCAGCTTGTATCGGGATGCAGCTTCTGCGTACGCCAACGCCATCTACTGGAAAGTCACGGGAGACACGGCGTATGCCACGGCTGCAGCGAAGACACTGGATGCTTGGAGTAGCACTCTCACCTTCATCGACGGTACCTCTGACAAGTTCCTCGCCAGTGGCATCTATGGTTACCAGTTGGCCAATGCGGCTGAGATCCTTCGTGGCTACTCTGGCTGGACAGGTCTTTCCGCCATGAATACTATGCTCAAAAATGTGTTCTATCCTATGAACCATGACTTCCTAGTCAACCACAATGGTGCCAAGATCGATCACTATTGGGCCAACTGGGATCTGGCAAATCTCTGCACTATGTATGCTATTGGAGTTCTGTCCGATAATACCACCATGGCAAACGAAGCCGTCAACTATTTCAAGAGTGGTGCGGGTAATGGGGCTATTGAGAAGACCATTTGGGTTACGTACACTGAGTCAGGGAGCAGCAAAATCCTAGGGCAAAACCAAGAAGCTGGTAGAGATCAAGGACACGCCATGCTAGATTTTGCCCTCCTAGGAGTACTTGCTCAGCAAGCTTACAATCAGGGAAATGACTTGTTTGGCTACCTATCCAACAGAATCTTAGCAGG AGCGGAATACGCAGCCAAGTACAACCTCGGCTTTGACGTTCCTTACACCACGTATGTCAACAGTGATGTGACTCAAAGCATCATCAGTAACAACAGTCGCGGTGATATCCGCCCAATCTGGGAACTAATCTATGGTCATTACGGATCTCTCAAAGGTTTGAATGCAACCTGGTCGAAGCAGTATCGTGACCTAGTTGTGACAAACGGAAGCGGAGCCGAGGGTGGTGGCGGAGACTATGGCCCGAACAGCGGTGGTTATGACCAGCTCGGATTCGGTACTCTTCTGTACCGTCTGGATGCTTGA
- a CDS encoding fungal specific transcription factor domain-containing protein, with the protein MKDSTEVAVSSRRGGRRKACDLCCQKKIRCNGAKPRCSHCQIYESECVYNGVQRKTVPRVNSAPRVESLEARMGRMELILEGLKTQIDILSKRGEIESAVEDVQEVFPSSEEREDERTLPPLSDILPIVDEYFSSTNRLLPLFDQIKFMQMLRGWYSNPDQRGSATWAAINVVLALGLLLQPHINAGGDLTVATLVKNAQSVLDEIVTREEDILSAQIVLGLCILFQESPDPQPASVLVATAITLVHRLRLYSRSGQENLSQADIRQRDRLFWIAYILDKSISLRAQQPPLLSDAWTDIDLPEADPIDGAGVVYSLQGTSKINFFRLRVQLGIIQGKVYEWLYSVTADKLLSAAKEQFVQSVECTLHQWEESLPREFMPDSILESAPLGTVQHLASLHWTYLHTSALIHRAHSHNQKWIQIILQRSAIIIDEPIRCAITSPQPSLPGSWSKLVSSSRACMKLWDSMLTYNEPLIWSTLCGRITGLLLLLVNNLTEPQHEMLIADQRLVEAAIQSLVPIAAKLRNRQFQQVYHACEELALKVRILIERSINVVSASEAQYFLAEVQLGSSLDEPGTQPVLGLVQGLYHGGKRPEVMPTNPLGEAILQEDGSPLVDNSAISGTALFSWN; encoded by the exons ATGAAAGACTCTACGGAGGTAGCTGTCTCGTCTCGgaggggaggaagaagaaag GCATGCGATCTATGCTGCCAAAAGAAGATTCGTTGCAACGGTGCAAAACCGCGGTGCTCTCATTGCCAGATCTACGAATCGGAATGCGTGTATAATGGCGTGCAGCGGAAGACAGTTCCACGGGTCAATAG TGCCCCTAGAGTTGAGTCTCTCGAGGCTCGTATGGGCCGCATGGAGTTAATACTCGAGGGTCTGAAGACGCAGATTGATATCCTGTCTAAGAGAGGGGAAATTGAATCGGCTGTTGAGGATGTTCAAGAAGTCTTTCCATCAAGCGAAGAACGAGAAGATGAACGAACTCTTCCACCACTCTCTGACATTCTTCCTATAGTGGACGAGTACTTCTCATCCACTAATCGGCTCTTACCTCTATTTGATCAGATAAAATTCATGCAGATGCTGCGTGGCTGGTACTCAAATCCAGATCAGCGTGGTTCGGCTACCTGGGCAGCCATTAATGTCGTTCTTGCGCTTGGTTTACTCCTCCAGCCACATATTAATGCTGGTGGAGATTTGACGGTAGCAACGCTCGTCAAGAATGCACAATCGGTCCTTGATGAGATAGTCACTCGCGAAGAAGATATACTCAGTGCACAAATCGTCCTTGGCCTCTGTATCCTTTTTCAGGAATCGCCCGATCCTCAGCCTGCAAGTGTCTTGGTCGCGACGGCTATCACATTGGTGCACAGACTGAGACTCTATAGTCGGTCGGGACAAGAGAATCTTAGTCAGGCAGATATCAGACAGCGCGACCGCTTGTTCTGGATCGCCTACATCCTGGATAAGAGTATCAGCCTGCGGGCGCAGCAGCCGCCTCTGCTCTCCGATGCGTGGACAGATATCGACCTGCCGGAAGCTGACCCCATTGATGGCGCCGGTGTCGTCTATAGCCTCCAAGGAACGAGTAAGATAAACTTTTTCCGCCTTCGAGTACAGCTAGGGATCATTCAGGGAAAGGTATATGAATGGCTGTATTCAGTGACTGCGGATAAACTGTTGTCAGCTGCGAAAGAACAATTCGTACAGTCAGTCGAGTGTACGCTCCATCAATGGGAGGAAAGCTTGCCAAGAGAGTTCATGCCGGATTCCATCCTTGAATCCGCTCCTTTAGGGACTGTACAGCACCTGGCTTCCCTGCACTGGACCTATCTTCATACCTCGGCCCTGATACATCGGGCTCATTCACACAACCAGAAGTGGATACAGATTATCCTTCAACGCAGCGCTATTATCATTGACGAACCGATCAGATGTGCCATCACTAGCCCACAGCCGTCTCTACCAGGATCCTGGTCTAAGTTGGTTAGCTCTTCACGGGCGTGCATGAAGCTTTGGGATAGCATGCTGACGTACAATGAACCGTTGATCTG GTCCACGCTATGTGGTCGAATCACGGGACTCCTTCTGCTCCTAGTGAACAATCTGACGGAGCCTCAGCATGAGATGCTGATAGCAGACCAGAGACTTGTCGAGGCCGCCATACAATCACTAGTGCCGATAGCTGCGAAATTAAGAAACAGGCAGTTCCAACAAGTTTATCACGCCTGCGAGGAGCTGGCACTCAAGGTTCGGATTTTGATAGAGCGGAGCATCAACGTGGTCTCCGCCTCCGAGGCACAATACTTTTTGGCGGAAGTTCAATTGGGAAGCTCTCTTGACGAACCTGGAACCCAGCCGGTCCTGGGATTGGTACAAGGATTGTATCATGGCGGTAAGCGCCCAGAAGTAATGCCAACAAACCCATTAGGGGAGGCAATATtgcaagaagatgggagtCCATTGGTCGATAATTCTGCTATATCTGGCACCGCTTTATTTAGTTGGAATTAG
- a CDS encoding alpha/beta hydrolase fold domain-containing protein: MSTHQTAPTQYIIAADGVKYAYRRIGSSEGLPLVMHGFFRSNMDFWDPILINNLAEKRPVILFDQAGVGRSSGTIPMTYQGWADCQINLTNALGIDRYDVAGFSMGGLSAQLVALTVPQKVRKLVLLGTTSAAPLEEESDIGGIVWPREKAQPEPMAVLTTAESTPEEVQHAIAYSFFYQTDAGRKAAQGWWNRVNERKVDGEAPLLEFVNSEGTARQVEAVVHWNTPEKNGAYDRLSDLKMPVLVINGDDDLLIPPSRSWELAKKIPNSQLIIYPKAGHGFLYQYAKLTATHINMFLDGFGGLHGDE; this comes from the coding sequence ATGTCAACCCACCAAACAGCCCCAACGCAGTACATCATCGCTGCCGATGGTGTCAAATATGCGTACCGTCGCATTGGCTCTTCAGAGGGCCTACCTCTTGTGATGCATGGATTTTTCCGATCCAATATGGATTTCTGGGACCCtatcctcatcaacaatCTTGCTGAAAAGCGGCCTGTGATTCTATTTGATCAGGCAGGCGTGGGCCGTAGCAGCGGTACAATCCCTATGACTTATCAGGGATGGGCAGACTGCCAAATCAATCTCACGAATGCCCTCGGTATCGACCGTTACGATGTTGCCGGCTTCTCAATGGGTGGGCTTTCCGCTCAATTAGTGGCATTGACAGTACCACAGAAGGTCCGCAAGCTCGTCCTCTTGGGGACTACTTCTGCGGCTCCTCTTGAAGAGGAATCGGATATTGGCGGTATTGTCTGGCCGCGTGAAAAAGCACAGCCTGAGCCCATGGCTGTTCTTACAACAGCTGAAAGCACTCCAGAAGAAGTGCAGCATGCTATTGCGTACTCGTTCTTTTACCAGACTGATGCTGGCCGTAAAGCAGCACAGGGATGGTGGAATCGCGTCAACGAACGAAAAGTCGATGGTGAGGCCCCTCTCCTGGAGTTCGTTAACTCTGAGGGCACAGCTCGGCAAGTTGAAGCCGTGGTCCACTGGAACACGCCAGAAAAGAATGGTGCATATGATCGTTTGAGCGATCTGAAAATGCCAGTTCTAGTAAtcaatggtgatgatgaccttCTTATACCGCCGAGCCGTAGCTGGGAGTTGGCTAAGAAAATTCCCAACTCTCAGCTCATCATCTATCCCAAGGCTGGACATGGCTTTCTGTACCAGTACGCTAAACTCACTGCTACACATATCAATATGTTCTTGGATGGATTTGGGGGCTTGCACGGAGACGAGtag